The Gossypium hirsutum isolate 1008001.06 chromosome A03, Gossypium_hirsutum_v2.1, whole genome shotgun sequence genome contains the following window.
aatagaaatttataaaacataaacaatcatcattgtttttttaaattttctttttatgcatCCCTATTACAATAAAGTCTCTGATTATGTTAAAAGGCGTAATCAGAGGTTAGTAGGGATTTCGACtcccttaaaatagaaaatatttttcatttaggtccctttaaaatttataaaaatttaaattagtaaagataaaattacactttgaccccttaaaatgataaaaatttgatttaatcattttaaaaattataaagatgtagaaattaaaatggtaaaattacatttttactattgtaaaaatatacaatttaatttcaaaccctaaaattaaaTTCTGACTTTGCCCTTGATTATGTTGATGTTTATTCAAATCTCAAgttaaatagaaaattaccaatttttttttattttattaatttagttatgTTCTAAaggtatttttatcttttcatatttttataaataaaaaaaattactatagaatttgaaacaaaaatattataaaatttaaatctttaaCTTTATCACTTCaaccaaaatatcatttaatttatatatatatttaataaatatatgtattatataaatttttttatttgtattgtgACAAAAACTATATACCCACAATGTGGGTGGTGCTAGATTCACATATACTAACTTAATgagaaaaataatgtaaaaaaaatgcataaaattgtaataataattagaaaacttgtattagttttgtttttatatagttattatataaaggaaatattgaatttgattttgttgtagaacaagtaaaataacgaataaatctaaaaaattgaacacacaaattttgcGTGAAAAATTTCATCTGaacgaataaaaaaaatcacgaacaaaaggagatttcactaataaaataaaaattcaagatGGAGAGAATTAAAATAAAGGTCTAACTCACACACTAATCCCAGTGACTCTAATGTGACTTATATACATTACATGTTACTTGTTGCTCACTTACCCTAAATACACTTTAGATATTAATTAATGCAATATACCATTAAATATTTGGGGTCTAATTACGAAATAATCCCAGATTTGTCGTCCAATAAATCAGCTACACATTACCATATCTCATTGCGTATTTGTCCTGACTGCTCGTTGTGACATTACTCTCTATTTTAGCCTGAAATACGAAACATACTCCACAAATATGATACTCAAATCATACTattttactaataaaattaagctaaactATTTCAGAAAGTATGCAAATTGTCCTTTAATTTAAATAAACCCTCGCACATTTTGTAACCTTTAACTTTTTAGCTattaatttatatctaaataaACCTTTCAACATttactttatatttaaataaaccCTTAACATAAACAAACATTCTATTAAAGGAACCTAAGATTAAgggattatttttaaaaatattaactataaataattctcattttagacattcaaaataaataaaaaaattgtaatttaaacaCCTACGTTACATAATTTGTTCATTCTGATCATTCATGTTAAAAACTCTAATCGAAATATGACATGATATTTTTGACACAGACCAATCATTGATGCTACATAGCACAATTTACCATCTTATAAATGTTGCATACTACTTTAaaagactaaaatataattttctcaATACTAATTATtaaccaaaacaaaacatttaattattttttaggtttGGGTTACCCTGATCTTTCTATGGTAAATTGTGTCATGTGTCATCTAATGATTGATTCATGTGTAAAAAAATGTGATGTTAGATTTCTATTAGAGTTTTTAACGGGAATGACCAAAATTAACAAACTATATAACTTGAGTGCTTAAATTGCAAACATTTTATTCTGGGTTTTATAGTTGAGTGACTATGTATGCAATTTACCCTTTATAAAATTgcctataatttttttacaaaataaaaaatttgagtaaaaaattaaatgaaaataaaaaaaaatcatgcattacatatatatatatacattttacatttttagtaatgttaataaaataactaataattaattagtacaaagaaaaatatgattaagagaattttatttttcatttaagtgTCCTAATTCCACTCAACTTCTAATTTAGTTAAAATCACATTGAATATAGAAATAAGACTAATAATAACAAGGCTAAATGTTAAAATAAGGGTTAATCTTTTTAACAATGGTTCACATAAGGTTTAAACTTCTTCAATTGGTTTTTTACACATTCCACCTCGATTTATAATAAGAATTAGGTGAATGTtgatgtatttaaaataaaatgcaCGATAATTGAATCAATAttacttgaaaagaaaataaaaattataatttaaaatttgatttgaaaaaaccCCTCTTATTTGAACGCATTAAAAAAAGTTTGAccattatttgaatattttggaaGGTTTGGCCTTCAATTGAGCACTCTTGAAAATTTTCAgttattatttgataattttaaaagttttgatcCTTAAATGAACAACAATAATAACTACACCCAAAGTCACtaaattatcaataattttatatttttgtcactctacttcaaaaagttataaaatggtcactaaactattcaaatgTTTTCATTCAAGTCACataactattcgaaagtttttgtTTAAGTCACTAGACAATGAAGTTTTTTTAAAGTTCGGTTATCGAGCTCTAAGCGAAGATTCGACAATCGGTGCGGTAGATTATTACCCATCGACGGGTAGAAGAACATACTTTAGCTTCAAGCTAATTGGTGCTGGTGGTGCAAATGGAGAAGGCTATATAACAATGATTTTAATAgcttaatgacttaaatgaaaattttctaatagtttagtgactattttgtcactttttaaagttgagtgatcaaaataaaaagttaccaataatttagtgacttagGAGAAATTTAccctaataaaaataagtaaacaaaATACACCTTACCGTATAATTTCCGCATATCAtaatatatacaaaccaaattcCCTCTTTCTCTCTCCCTCCCCTCCTCAGTAAGCTTACGAAACTTCTTCTTCGCTTCTTCTCTGCAAATGAATCCCGAGAAACCTCCCAAACCCTTATCTTTTTACCCTTTTTCACCTTCTTCTCCATCACCAAACTAACGTTTCCGTACACAACGAACAAAATCAAAGCAATGGGTAAAGCTTCCAAGTGGTTCCGCAGCATCCTCGGCTTCAAAAAATCCGAACCCCATAACcaaccttcttcttcttcaaaaccaaCTTCCCATAAAGACAAACGGCGTTGGAGTTTCGTCAAATCGTACCGTGAAAAAGACTCCTCCACGAACAGTAGTAATGGGAAGTTGCCGTCGTCTTCGCAGCAACTGAAAGATTCTGTTTCCTTCGTTGAAAGGAAAGGTGACAATGAAGTAACGGATCCTAGCAAGCACGCCATCGCTGTTGCTGCCGCCACTGCCGCCGTTGCCGAAGCAGCCGTTGCGGCTGCTCAAGCTGCCGCTGCAGTGGTTAGGCTCACTAGTAACGGTGGTAGGTGCGCTCGTGAATCGGCAGCGGTTCACGTTTGCAACAACAATAGCTATATAGCACACGAAGAGTCATCCGCCATTAAGATACAATCTGCATTTCGTGGATACctggttagttttttttttttatgaaaattttccgGGATTAACAAATGATAACGTGTTAATTGCTTGACACGTGTCCTTCTTCCTCATCTTAATCACCCCCACTTGCGGTTCCAAGGCGTTGAATTCGTTGAACATTGCTGTGATTGCAAAAACCCAaaattctttttccattttttctttttattttattcaaatggccataaagaaaaagaacaaagcaCGAAAACGTGTATTGTTCCCATTACTTAATTTAGTTATCTGCAAGATTCACGTTTTTACACAAATCGTGTCGTTTTCAAGTTCATCTTCCTTTCCCATCAAGTAGATAGCAAAAGAAATTACCCACCAAGCTTCCATTTTCATACATCTGAGTTGTTTCTCTTTATATGTATACGTATTGCCATGCTTTATGTTGCACAATGGGCACCCTTCTCCATAAAGAAAACTACCCTGTTTGATATCTGTCAGTATCACCTGCAAGCTTTTACCTTACTATTTCATAGTCATGGCGTTTTCAAGCATTTAATTGTTTTGGGGGGAGGCGGAGAACATAGTTTTTGAGGTTTGGTGATTTGAGTAATTTGATACTATTTCTGGGGTTGGTTTAGGTAGTCTTTCATTTTATAGTACTACTGTAAGTATAGCAAGTTTAATAGAATTATTTGATATTGGGTGGTAAATAAAGTGGATTAGTTAGTTTATTGGTGTCTAATTATTGAAAAGCTTTGAAGGGGGTACTCTCCCCCAACTACTCTTTTGCCAGGGTCAATAATTATGCAATAATTTATTATCTTACTGAATAAAGGATCAACCCATTTGTCAGCATTTTCTGATCACAAGACTTTGAATgcaattaaacttttttttttttgagaatttgGACGACTTGGTTCTTTGCCTATCCTTTTTTTGAGGGTGGTTTTTTTGCATATATTGGGTTTGAACTTTTCTGGGTAATTGCAAATTTTGATTTCTGAAAGGGGTGGGTCCAAAACCAGTGAAAAAGTTTTTTGTGGGTAATACTGAAGATATAGGTGGCAGAGCTTTTAACATAGATAAAAGTTATGTTTATATGTTAAGGGTAATGATCTGGTATATTTTTTCAACCTTGTGTGTTAAAAACTCCATTATCTTTGTATCcaatatatatttgtttgaaaTCATTTGTTATCTAGCAGTCACATTGGGTTTTGATCGAATCTCAAAACCAGGAGATGTCACCTAACGGGTCGAATTTCGTACCATTTGATCCAACAAATGTTTATGTTTATCTAAAGTAACCCTAATGATTTTGTATGACTTTTCTAAAGTAACCAAAATGACTTTGTATGACTTTTTATGGAGATGATATAGAAAGCTTGGTGGTATTAGTTGGGGTACCAGAAGTGGAATACAAAACCCTTTAGCCATGGTCAGAGCATTATTGGGAATGCTTGTACTAGGGGTCTGGGGTGGTAGGGCGGCTAGTGTGAAGTCCTTTTCCCATTTCATATTACAtcagaaatttgaatattttgggAAATTTATTAACAATTGTATACTTCTACGACTTACCTATTATCTTCATGGCGCCAGTgaccatttaaaattttcatgttgCTAGTACTTGGTTTCTACATTTGCCATGGCGCCAGATTTTTAAAATTTCgtgttaattaattagtttaataaatgattcATTGTGGTCCTTCTACCTTGTTTTTTGAACCTTGGGTTGCTACTTACTAGGCGCCTTTGTGAACGCCCTTTATTCATGGGCACCTGGTTCCTTCCCTTTTCAGGTGCTTTTATTTGTTTCTGCTGCTTGCATCCATAGTCATTAGCATAATTACATAAAAAGCTTTTTACTTGATAGAAGAGTGGAAGATTTTGCTTTAGTGATGCCCTTTATATGTTTCTGTTGTTTGCCTgattatacatattttcattgaTGTAACCTTTGAAGGCAAGAAGAGCATTGCGAGCACTAAAAGGATTAGTGAGACTCCAAGCATTGGTTAGAGGTCATATAGAAAGGAAGAGAACTGCAGAATGGTTAAGAAGGATGCAAGCATTATTGAGAGCTCAAGCACGTGCTCGTGCTGGCCGGGCCCAAATTTCCGAGTCTTCACAATCAAGCTGCAAATCGTCTCACTTCCATCATCCGGTAAAAGCCAGAATCTGTTCTTCCTTCCTGTGTTTTTCCTTGAAATTTCTCACTGCGTATTCTTTTTGCCAAAGTACATTTTCATGTACTGTGGGCTCCTTTACTTTATACCTGTAGACAACTTTCAAAGCTCAAGAAAGAATTTAAGGCTTTTAATTAAGTCGGTTGATGCTGGATAAAAGTCAACTTTGTAGGAATTATGACAAGATGTGATGCAGcaatatatcaataaatttatgcttaaatttaattttctttggAGAAAACATGGTCATGGTGGACACCAAAATGTCTGGTAGCTACTTTATTGCGAAAATTATGGGACCAATTGAGTTATTTTGACGAAATGACACTTCCTGCACTTAAATCTTTAACATAGAAACCTGTCATTTTCTTTGATGTATATATTGCTTGCCACTAATCGTAAGCTGCCATTTTTTATGTTTATCTTTTGAGTGGTATGATCTTGAAGCTTATTGCTGAAAGGAAATTTAGTGAGAATAATTATCAGCCATTGCTTTCAATTCTATGTTGATTGACATGGTTGGATTTATTACATGGACATACTTTTCTTTGTATATTAAATTGATGTAAACTTGTCTATTTTGCAATTGTCGGTGACCATGAAATCTCTTTTTTTGTATAGGATCCAGCAACCCCTGAAAAATTTGAACATGTTAGTCGATCCCAGGGTACAAAATATGAACAATCATCAATGTTGAAGGTATGTTCTTCACATGTTTGATCTTTATGTGTATCGTTTGGCATTGTATATTCGTGTTTAATTAACTTGATTCAACAATATCAGAGAAATGGATCGAAGTCAAGTGGAAGGACTGTTGATAATCAAGAGAAATTACACTCAGGTTGGTATTGCCGTGTTGATGAGCAAACATGGGTGCATTCAACAAGAATTGGTcctaatgatgatgaaaaaaatgacAAAATCCTTGAAGTTGACACTGGGAAACCAAATTTCATCTCTAAACGGAGAAACCTCTTTCATTCAACACATCTTTCTCTGAATTCTGATTTATATAGCTGTAGTTTCACTAATTCGAGAGACTCACACCAAACAGCTCCTAGTCCTTCATCTGGTGAAGTTCAGTCTTTAACTCCATTGATGCTGTCTCACTCTGAAGCAATACAGGAAAGCCCTTTCTGCGATGCTGTTGATGATAATAGTCCACAATTCTATTCTGCATCATCAAAAGGAGCTAGTTCCAAGAGAAGCCCTTTCACTCCTGCTAAGAGTGATGGCACTAGAAGCTACCTAAGTGGTTACTCAGACCATCCAAATTACATGTCTTACACTGAATCTTCAAAAGCTAAGGTAAGGTCTTTCAGTGCTCCAAAACAAAGGCCTCATTATGAAAGATCTAGTTCAACAAAGAGGTACTCCATTCATGGTTTTGGTGAATTGAAATCAACTACACAAAGGTCTGCCATGCATGCAAACTTCGCCAGCAAAGCTTACCCCGGTTCGGGTAGGTTGGACAGGCTAGGAATGCCCCTTGGGTATAGATACTAAATAATGGTTTCACCATTTGGCTAAGGAATGTTATGTAGTTTATGTTTAGATGTTAAGGATGATGACTCTCACCT
Protein-coding sequences here:
- the LOC107887498 gene encoding protein IQ-DOMAIN 14, which codes for MGKASKWFRSILGFKKSEPHNQPSSSSKPTSHKDKRRWSFVKSYREKDSSTNSSNGKLPSSSQQLKDSVSFVERKGDNEVTDPSKHAIAVAAATAAVAEAAVAAAQAAAAVVRLTSNGGRCARESAAVHVCNNNSYIAHEESSAIKIQSAFRGYLARRALRALKGLVRLQALVRGHIERKRTAEWLRRMQALLRAQARARAGRAQISESSQSSCKSSHFHHPDPATPEKFEHVSRSQGTKYEQSSMLKRNGSKSSGRTVDNQEKLHSGWYCRVDEQTWVHSTRIGPNDDEKNDKILEVDTGKPNFISKRRNLFHSTHLSLNSDLYSCSFTNSRDSHQTAPSPSSGEVQSLTPLMLSHSEAIQESPFCDAVDDNSPQFYSASSKGASSKRSPFTPAKSDGTRSYLSGYSDHPNYMSYTESSKAKVRSFSAPKQRPHYERSSSTKRYSIHGFGELKSTTQRSAMHANFASKAYPGSGRLDRLGMPLGYRY